The proteins below come from a single Microcoleus sp. FACHB-68 genomic window:
- a CDS encoding tetratricopeptide repeat protein codes for MRALNLDMFLPAVLHPEVVEFIRKIPERTLQEQIWACIQKLRQQQFDTGLRVKKLKGTAKRIWEARITQASRLIFTYEKSRHPETGNAQVYIAIQDICLDHDDVSRIAKARKRSPDTEWLDAELIETIGNLEGEGEAFDAAEISAIESAIAEDLALPTDFKDELLSNIPWQVIESEAAWHQAVIQQNAELPLKLTPEEYQMVRLPGNLLLSGSAGTGKTTVALYRLLQSLQDFPSGKRLYIAYNPLLVNSAREQFKQLVGNSVGEADTLFQFKTMRDLCLEILESAGQSYLAEDEVNFPAFWLIYRAHPKRKQYPTALVWDEIRSVIKGSQVSVTTEMMGEKEYEKLGKKSGSVIPQNQRRQFYQLAEWYQKKLKQDGRFDEIDLARKVLQVLKQNVAERYQVIVCDEVQDFTELQLELLLQLCVPGGHLFFAGDLHQMISPSGFRWEELKQKFYRRNQEVLEQTLQFNFRSVGNLVNLANQLLKLRSKFLKLPLVSISERHDVTISLSEPAGLQRDESKNRFSGEPARVIAAPAEALKPTLEALNPGDAILVRTDEDKDKFSTSFQSSLVFTIEEAKGLEFDTVFLIEFFVPAQEMWDRFFRNAAVTEKETPQFQLELNLLYVAVTRARRILNIWESTLSQLWSQPELSDCILPLNPELVQQSRVEPTAESWRQRGLYYLKAEFYRQAIECFEKAGDILELHKAKAKMLAQQRQYAEAAEMFVELQEWATAAWMFEKVKQWQEAAKCWAKAGNFNKQQLCETYALEAAKLWEEAAEKWEELAQHENAKRCWLKSSNESQKAKIRAAEFEEKKQWLKASEQYQLAGLFKKAAECQAIEFEKRQQWQPASEQYELAGNPQKAQECRAKLPINAAGDSSNYGKRANHLLSSGDYEGAIAEYTALLQINPDSGYAYHNRGVARHRLKDFAGAIEDYMKALQLLSPDDPKIIKTLGYRGAARAALGDHAGALEDYTQVLQLDPNNTTTYNNRAATRHRLSDYQGAIEDYTQLLRLDPNNALAYANRGAARSALGDHQEAIKDLTLALQHNSSLNQVYYHRGGAHLALGNYHAAINDFNEELQRNSSLAQVYYKRGNAHLAVGNYHAAIEDFNEELRRNPTHSAAYSDRAIARSSLGEPQAAIEDLNQAILLNPKLAAAYNNRGAVRRDLGDTPGALEDYNQAIKINPNYADAYYNRGVSRSVLGDVEGAIEDWQKSVKINPKNPLAYYNLGVSKIQKENYLGALEYYTQALNSAPDFAEAYFERGVTFDKLGKVEEAIQDFQKAAKIYARRKNMERHEEAIANIKKLQGEAAELNEPTAS; via the coding sequence GTGCGTGCGTTAAACTTAGATATGTTCCTTCCTGCTGTCTTACACCCAGAAGTTGTTGAGTTTATCCGTAAAATTCCTGAACGTACCCTTCAGGAACAAATTTGGGCTTGCATTCAAAAATTAAGACAGCAGCAATTTGACACCGGCTTGCGCGTCAAAAAACTCAAAGGGACTGCTAAACGCATTTGGGAAGCGCGAATTACTCAGGCAAGCCGGCTGATTTTTACTTACGAAAAATCTAGACACCCTGAAACTGGAAACGCACAAGTTTATATTGCTATTCAAGATATTTGTTTGGATCATGATGACGTTTCCCGAATTGCCAAAGCAAGAAAACGTAGTCCTGATACAGAATGGCTTGATGCTGAATTAATCGAAACAATTGGGAATCTAGAAGGCGAGGGCGAAGCGTTTGATGCAGCCGAAATTTCTGCTATCGAGAGCGCGATTGCTGAAGATTTAGCCCTTCCAACTGATTTTAAAGATGAACTTCTCAGTAATATTCCTTGGCAAGTTATTGAATCAGAAGCGGCATGGCATCAAGCCGTTATCCAGCAAAACGCTGAGCTGCCTCTAAAATTGACTCCAGAAGAATATCAAATGGTGAGATTGCCGGGAAATCTTTTGCTATCTGGGAGTGCCGGCACTGGCAAAACGACGGTTGCCCTATATCGATTGCTCCAAAGTTTGCAAGATTTTCCTTCTGGGAAACGCTTATATATTGCCTATAATCCCTTGCTAGTTAATAGTGCGAGAGAGCAATTTAAGCAGTTGGTGGGAAATAGTGTTGGCGAAGCTGACACCCTTTTTCAGTTTAAAACTATGCGGGATTTGTGCCTAGAAATCCTTGAAAGCGCGGGACAATCTTATCTGGCTGAAGACGAAGTGAATTTTCCCGCTTTTTGGCTAATTTATCGGGCGCACCCCAAACGAAAACAATACCCAACTGCTTTGGTGTGGGATGAAATTCGCAGTGTTATTAAAGGCTCTCAAGTCTCTGTAACTACAGAAATGATGGGAGAAAAAGAGTATGAGAAACTTGGAAAAAAAAGTGGCAGTGTTATTCCTCAAAATCAACGTCGGCAGTTTTATCAATTAGCTGAGTGGTATCAGAAAAAGCTGAAACAGGATGGGCGATTTGATGAAATTGATCTGGCGCGAAAAGTCTTGCAAGTTCTGAAACAGAATGTGGCAGAGCGCTATCAGGTAATTGTCTGTGATGAAGTGCAGGATTTCACGGAATTGCAATTAGAACTATTATTGCAGTTATGTGTGCCGGGAGGTCATTTATTTTTCGCCGGCGATTTGCATCAAATGATTAGCCCCAGTGGATTTCGTTGGGAAGAACTTAAACAAAAGTTTTACCGGCGCAATCAAGAAGTTCTCGAACAAACTTTACAATTTAATTTTCGCAGTGTTGGTAATCTGGTTAATTTAGCCAATCAACTACTGAAACTGCGCTCGAAATTCCTGAAGCTTCCCCTAGTCAGTATTTCTGAGCGTCATGATGTGACAATTAGTTTATCAGAGCCAGCCGGTTTGCAAAGAGATGAAAGCAAAAATCGCTTTTCAGGAGAGCCGGCTAGAGTCATTGCTGCACCAGCAGAAGCACTCAAGCCAACTTTAGAAGCATTAAATCCTGGCGATGCTATCTTGGTGAGAACCGATGAAGATAAAGATAAATTCTCTACAAGTTTTCAATCGAGTCTTGTCTTTACCATTGAAGAAGCAAAAGGACTAGAATTTGATACGGTTTTTTTGATAGAATTTTTTGTGCCGGCGCAAGAAATGTGGGATAGATTTTTTCGCAATGCTGCTGTAACAGAAAAAGAAACTCCCCAATTTCAATTAGAACTAAACCTGCTTTATGTCGCTGTTACCCGTGCCCGACGTATTTTAAATATTTGGGAATCCACACTTTCCCAACTTTGGAGCCAACCGGAATTATCCGATTGCATCTTGCCTCTAAATCCTGAGTTAGTTCAGCAATCGCGTGTGGAACCTACTGCCGAAAGTTGGCGGCAACGAGGACTTTATTATTTAAAAGCAGAGTTTTACCGGCAAGCCATTGAATGTTTTGAAAAAGCCGGTGATATTTTAGAGTTGCACAAGGCAAAAGCCAAAATGCTCGCGCAGCAGCGCCAGTATGCTGAAGCCGCTGAAATGTTTGTTGAATTACAGGAATGGGCAACCGCAGCCTGGATGTTTGAAAAGGTAAAACAGTGGCAAGAAGCAGCCAAATGTTGGGCGAAGGCTGGCAATTTTAATAAACAGCAACTTTGTGAAACTTATGCACTAGAAGCTGCCAAACTGTGGGAAGAAGCCGCTGAAAAATGGGAAGAACTTGCTCAGCATGAAAATGCTAAGCGATGCTGGCTAAAAAGTAGCAATGAAAGTCAGAAAGCTAAAATTAGAGCGGCTGAGTTTGAAGAAAAGAAACAATGGCTGAAAGCATCTGAACAATATCAATTGGCAGGACTTTTCAAAAAAGCAGCAGAATGTCAAGCAATTGAGTTTGAAAAAAGACAGCAATGGCAGCCGGCATCTGAACAATATGAGTTAGCCGGAAACCCGCAAAAAGCTCAAGAATGCCGCGCCAAACTTCCGATTAATGCTGCCGGTGATAGCTCTAATTATGGCAAGCGAGCGAATCATCTTCTTAGTAGTGGTGACTATGAAGGAGCGATCGCTGAGTACACCGCGCTGCTACAAATTAACCCAGACTCTGGCTATGCTTACCACAACCGGGGTGTTGCCCGTCACCGGCTCAAAGACTTTGCCGGCGCGATAGAAGACTACATGAAAGCATTGCAACTTCTTAGCCCTGATGATCCCAAAATTATTAAAACTTTAGGCTATCGGGGTGCAGCTCGTGCAGCATTGGGAGATCATGCCGGTGCACTTGAAGATTACACACAAGTGCTGCAACTCGATCCGAACAATACCACAACTTACAATAACCGGGCGGCTACGCGTCACCGCCTCAGCGACTATCAAGGTGCGATAGAAGATTACACTCAGCTACTGCGCTTAGATCCTAATAATGCTTTAGCTTATGCCAATCGGGGTGCAGCTCGTTCGGCTTTAGGAGATCATCAGGAAGCAATTAAAGATTTGACGCTCGCTTTGCAACACAATTCTTCACTCAATCAGGTTTATTATCACCGAGGAGGCGCTCACTTAGCGCTCGGAAACTATCACGCAGCTATCAATGATTTTAATGAAGAATTGCAGCGAAATTCCTCTCTAGCTCAAGTTTACTACAAGCGCGGCAACGCTCACCTAGCTGTTGGAAATTATCACGCAGCAATTGAAGACTTTAATGAGGAATTGCGCCGAAATCCCACCCATTCTGCTGCCTATAGTGATCGGGCAATTGCTCGTTCTAGCTTAGGTGAGCCTCAAGCAGCGATTGAAGATTTAAATCAGGCAATTCTTCTCAATCCTAAGTTGGCAGCAGCCTACAACAATCGAGGTGCTGTTCGTCGAGATTTAGGAGACACTCCAGGAGCGCTAGAGGATTACAATCAAGCGATTAAAATCAATCCTAATTATGCTGATGCCTACTACAATCGAGGGGTGTCTCGTTCCGTGCTTGGTGATGTTGAAGGAGCGATTGAAGATTGGCAGAAGTCTGTAAAAATTAATCCTAAAAATCCTTTAGCTTATTACAACCTGGGAGTGAGTAAAATTCAAAAAGAAAATTACTTGGGTGCGCTAGAGTATTATACCCAAGCGTTAAATAGCGCTCCCGATTTTGCTGAAGCTTACTTTGAGCGAGGGGTTACCTTTGATAAACTAGGGAAAGTTGAAGAAGCTATTCAGGATTTCCAGAAAGCTGCAAAAATTTACGCTCGACGCAAAAATATGGAGCGTCACGAAGAAGCCATAGCTAATATTAAAAAGCTTCAGGGTGAGGCAGCCGAATTAAACGAGCCGACAGCTTCTTAA